The DNA segment GATTTTGAAAAATACATTATTGACCAGACTAAAACCAGTTTCCCTACTTTGTTTCATCTGGGGGCTATGGATTGGCGGCCCAATAAAGAAGGTCTGGAATGGTTTCTGGATGAAATATGGCCCGATATAGAAAAACTAAATTCTGAACTTCGTTTTTATATTGCAGGCAAGAGCATGCAACGTCAGTTTTTTGAATATGATTCTGAAAACCTGGTTGTTGAAGGTGAAATTTTTGATGCCATAGAGTTTATAAACTCTAAAGCCATTATGATTGTCCCGCTATTGTCCAGCAGTGGAATGCGTGTTAAAATTATAGAAGGAATGGCTATGCGGAAATGTATAATTGCTACCAGTATGGCTGCCGAGGGGATCAGTTATGAGCATGGAAAAGATATTCTCATCGCCAACACTGCGGATGAGTTTTACAGGTCTATTTTACAATGTATCACCAATCCCAAAAAATGGCGCGAAATTGGCGATAATGCAAGAAAAACAGTAGAAAGGGATCATGATATCCATGCCATTTCTAAACGGATGCTGGATATTTACCACAAATTAATTAGTGCCTAAATTTATATACCTTTGCCACGCTTTTATTTATATTAAACTGTATGAAGAATACCGCACTAACCAATAAACACATTTCTTTAGGCGCCAAAATGGTGCCATTTGCCGGGTACAACATGCCTGTACAATACGAAGGCATCAATGCAGAGCACGCTGCAGTGCGCAACAGCGTTGGCGTTTTCGACGTTAGCCATATGGGTGAATTTATTCTGAAAGGTGAAAATGCTTTAGACCTGATCCAGCGTGTAACCAGTAACGATGCCTCAAAACTATATGACGGTAAGGTGCAGTATTCCTGCTTGCCAAATGAAAATGGTGGTATTGTAGACGATCTGCTGGTTTACCGCATTGATGAACTTACTTATATGCTTGTGGTGAATGCTTCAAACATTGAAAAAGACTGGAACTGGATACAAAAGTTCAATACCAGAGGCGTGGAAATGCATAATATATCTGATAAAACATCTTTATTGGCCATACAAGGGCCTAAAGCTGCCGAAGCCCTGCAAAGCTTAACAGATGTTGACCTGGCATCAATGGACTACTACAATTTTGTAAAGGGCAAATTTGCAGGTGTTGATAATGTACTGATCTCCGCAACAGGGTATACCGGTGCCGGAGGCTTCGAGATCTACTTTGACAACGAACACGCAGATGCCATCTGGAATGCCATTTTTGAAGCGGGAAAACCATTTAACATCAAGCCCATTGGCTTAGGTGCCAGAGACACCCTGCGCCTTGAAATGGGTTTCTGTCTTTACGGAAATGATATTGACGACCATACCTCCCCAATTGAAGCGGGACTGGGATGGATCACCAAATTCTCTAAAATATTTACCAATTCAGAAGCACTCCTTGCACAAAAAGAAGCCGGGGTGGCCAGAAAGCTGGTTGGTTTTGAAATGATCGACAGGGGTATACCACGTCATGATTACGAAATTGTTGATGGAGAAGGTAATGTAATCGGTAAAGTTACTTCTGGTACCCAATCGCCCTCCCTGCAAAAAGCAATAGGAATGGGATATATAGATAAAGCTTTTGCCAAAGAAGGAACGGAGATCTTTATTCATATCCGTAGCCAAAAAATACTGGCAAAAATCGTAAAATTCCCTTTTTATAAATAAATACTTTAACTGCCCTAAACCCTCAATTGTCTGTGTATGCATAAAAAAAGCATAGAAGTTTGTTTAACTCCTGCATTATTAAACCTGTACGATATTAAAGAAAGCGTTGTTGTCGTTATTGATATTTTAAGGGCAACATCTTCCATTGTATATGGTATTGACAATGGAGCAACTGCAATTATTCCGGTTGCCCATGTTGAAGATTGCTTAAACTATGCAGATAAAGGCTATTTATTGGCAGCAGAAAGAAATGGAGAAGTTGTAGCAGGTTACGACTTTGGCAACTCTCCATTTTCTTACGTTAGTGATAAGGTTAAAAATAAAACAGTAGTGCTGACTACCACCAATGGAACAAAAGCATTGCACCTTGCCCAGGTAAATGCGCATCAGGTAGTAATTGGTGCTTTTCTCAATTTAAAGGCACTATGTAGCTGGCTTAAATCCCAGGAAAAAGATGTACTGCTGCTTTGTGCCGGCTGGAAAGATAAATTTAACCTGGAAGATACCCTTTTTGCTGGTGCAGTAGTAAATGAACTTCGTAAGGATTTTACACATTTTGATGATTCATGTGTTGCGGCAGAAGACTTGTACCTGCTGGCTAAAGATGACCTTAGAAATTATCTTCATAAATCATCACACAGTCACCGATTGGCCGAGCTGAACATTGAAGAAGATGTGAAATTTTGTTTACAGCTTAATATATGCCAGGCAATCCCTGTACTGGTAGGGGAGGCGCTGGTAGCCTTAAAGGCTTAGCTCACTTAATTTCTCGTTGTTTTTTATGGTCTTTAGGGCTTCTTCATAAGCCAGCCAATAAATGGTTTCAGCTTTCGCCATGTCAAAAGTACTGATGCTCCCCATTCCTTTTGGCTCTACCATAATGTTACAAAGTGCAGTTTTTTGCTCCATGTCTTTGTTAATAGACATGATTCCGGCCCTGGTCACTAATGATGTGATCCCGGTCATCTTATCAACAGGATTTAAATGATTGCATGAAGAACCAATAATAAAATCACAGTTGTCAAGCAAAGGCTCAACAGGGAAATTATTCAATATCCCTCCATCTACATACATTTGCCCTTCAATCATAATCGGTTTAAAGATACCTGGAATACAGCTTGACGCCTGTATCGCCCTGATCAGTGGGCCTTTGTTAAAGTAAACCAGTTTGCCTTCGCTAAAATTGGTCGCCGCAATGGTAAGCGGAATCTTCAGGTGTTCTATTCTGTCATCAGGAAAATAGGCCTTCAGCAAGTCGGCAGTATGCTCTATATTGATGAGACCCAAAGCACCAACAGCAGGTCTTACAAAGCGAAGGAGTTTGGTTTTGATAAAAATATTTAAGCCTTCTTCAGGGTCGATGCCGGCGGCATAAAAAGCTCCCGCAATTGATCCTGCGCTTGTACCGCTGATGTGGCTAAACTGTATACCCGCATTAATAAATGCTTTTAGAACACCTAAATGTGCAATGCCACGTATGCCACCACCCGATAATACAATTCCAATTTTAGCCATATCAATTATTTAGGCTTGTATTTAGCAGCCTGTAATATCTTTTGCATATCTTTTTCCGTCATCAGCTGTTGCAACGTAACTGTGGGGTTTTCCCGCATATACTTTTTAACAATTTGCCAGCCTATCCATATACCTAGCTTTGGGGCCGACTCATTCTTTTCACCCAGTCCCGGGGTAAAGGGACCCTCACTTAAAAATACCTGTATTTTCTGATAATCAGTTTCAAATAATAAATCGTTTGCCAGATAATAGCCCCAAATGTCACTTTCAAAAGTTTTGCACCATTCCAGCTGTTTCGATGTATAGCCAATCTTAACAGAATCAGGTACTTCATCGGCCAATACCTGATCCATAAAATACAGGATTTTGCCATTGTATATCATTTTCGACAGTAATGACCGGTCTTCATCTTTTTCCCGAAAAAGTTCTTCCCTGGCGTAAGTTTCTGTAACTCTGGGTACAATATATGTGGGGGTAAAACGTCTGGACAAATACAAAGGCACACTTTCTACAATGGCCATATAAAATTTGCTGTCCTTACCTAAAAACATGTCCAGGCCAATCCCCATATAATTATCCCCAATGGGGGTTTGTACGGCAAAACCCGAGATAAACGAAATGAACCTTGGTACCTCAGCTTTAGGGTAGTAATATTTAATATATTTAAAAGTTTGTGTAAGGTCTTTTTCTATTGGAGTAAGACTACTAAAAACACTATCTTTTTCCTTGTTCAAATCGTAGTAAGCCTGGTCTTTATACAATGTAGAAAGAATTTCCTCATTGCTGTAATTAAAATTACCTACCATTCGGTGTACATAATCATCATAAAATACACCATATTTTTTTTGCAGCAACAAGTCTGTCTGTTTAAGGTCTTTTTCTTTTCCGGCATATAAATCCTGATCAAAACGTTCAATTTTTACATCCAGATGTATGGTGCTTACGTCAGGTTTACTACTTTGCTTACAGGAAAGAAAAGTTATTATAAACAGAAAAAATAGATAGCTTTGACTGATTTTTACGTTATGTATCATTAATCACAAATATAAATTAAGTAATAGAAAATATATCTATATTATGAAAAGACTATTTCCAGGCTTATTGCTATTGTTTTTAACCGGTAACCTTTTTGCGCAGAATTTAAGAATTCCTGATTATAGTTTCAGACTGGGTTTAACGGCCCATCCTACAATAGGCTGGATAAAACCAGAGGTTGGCAAGAGCAATAGTGTTTCACTTGGCTTCTCTTATGGACTACTTGGTGATTTCAATTTTGCAGAGAATTATAGCTTTTCAACCGGGTTAACCATTACGACCATCAATGGTAAAAGTACCGAGGTAAGGCAATTGGGAACACCTTCCAGTCAGGCCGAATATGAATTTAAGTACAAGCTTCAGTACATTGAAATCCCCTTAACGGTAAAGCTTAAAACAGCTAAGATGAATGAAATGCGCTGGTACGGACAGTTCGGGCTTTCGAATGACTTTAAGATTGGGGCCAAATTGGACAGTAAAGCTGCCGGCCAGCCGGAAATCAAAAACGGCGAAGCTAATGTTAAGTTTTACAGGGCTGGTTTAATTATTGGGGCAGGTGGTGAGTTTGACATCTCAGGCAACACCAGTATTATGGCTGGTTTAACTTACAACAATGGATTTACAGACATTACCAGCGATAAAAATACATCTGCGCGTAACCATTATCTTAGCCTGAATTTAGCCGTGTTCTTTTAAAATCATAACCATTAAAAAGAAATCAATCATTATAAACTCATGAAAATCGCATTAGCACAGCTCAACTATCATATCGGTAACTTCGAATACAATACCCATAAAATCATTGACCATATTGAGCAGGCCAAAATCCAGGGGGTTGATCTTATTGTATTTGCCGAGTTGGCTGTATGTGGTTACCCCCCGCGTGATTTTCTTGAATTTGATGAGTTTATTGAACTTTGTGAAAAGTCGGCCCAGCAAATAGCGGAGCACTGTAAGGGCATAGCCTGTATTGTAGGTCTGCCCGTTAAAAATGATGTACTTGCGGGTAAAGACCTGTATAATGCAGCTTATTTTATAGAAGATGGCCGTTTAAAAAGAGTAGTAAAAAAAGCATTGTTGCCCAACTACGATGTATTTGATGAATACCGCTATTTTGAACCCGCAAGTCATTTTGAATGTATCGATTTTCAAGGCATCAAAATAGCTGTTACCATCTGTGAGGATCTTTGGAACATCAACAACAATCCTTTATATATTGCTTCTCCAATGGATGAGCTGATCAGGCAAAAGCCCAAACTGATGATCAATATCGCAGCCTCTCCATTTTCTTATTGTCATGATGAGGAAAGGGTTGTGGTACTGTCAGACAATGCCAGGAAATACAATTTGCCATTGCTGTATGTAAACCAGGTAGGTGCACAGACAGAGATCATTTTTGACGGAGGCTCTCTGGCTTTCGATGCCAAAGGCAACCTGATCGACGAGATGCCTTATTTTAAGGAAGCCCTCCGCGTCTATGAATTTGAGGATAATAGGATTAAGGGCTATGTGCCCATGCAACACCAGGCCATTCCTGACATAGAACAGATTCACCAAGCACTGGTAATGGGCATTAAAGATTATTTTGCCAAATCAGGTTTTAGCAAAGCTGTTTTGGGTTTGTCCGGTGGTATCGATTCTGCTATAGTTTGTGCACTGGCCTGCCGTGCCCTGGGGCCGGAAAATGTAATGGCTGTACTGATGCCCTCAAAATATTCTTCAGACCATTCTATCCAGGATGCCTTAGATCTGGTGAAAAACATTGGCTGTGAGCATGAGGTCATTCCTATAAAAGAAGCTGCTGATGCGTTCGACAATATGATGGCCCCCGCTTTTAAGGACCTTCCATTTAACCTTACCGAAGAAAATATCCAGGCCAGGTGCAGGGGTATCGTCGTTATGGCCATGTCCAATAAGTTCGGCTATATTTTGTTAAATACATCCAATAAAAGTGAATGTGCTGTGGGGTATGGCACATTATACGGCGATATGTGCGGTGCTATCGGGGTAATTGGCGACGTGTACAAAACACAGGTTTATCAGCTGGCCAATTATATCAATAAAGACGGCATTGTAATCCCCGAAAACTCTATTGTTAAGCCACCTTCAGCAGAACTCAGACCAGGCCAGAAAGATTCTGATTCATTGCCCGACTACGATATCCTTGATAAAATCCTGTTCCAGTATATTGAACAGAAACAAAGCTCATCTGCTATTATTGCACAAGGCTACGACGAAGGGTTGGTCAGGCGGATCATCAAAATGGTAAATACAGCTGAGTTTAAACGTTACCAGACCCCACCAATCCTGCGTGTTTCACCTAAGGCATTTGGCATGGGCCGAAGAATGCCAATTGTAGGTAAATACCTTTCCTAGCCTGCTTTTTTTATCCACTTTTTATATGGAATAATAAGGGCCAGTAAAAGTGCGACAACACATAAAACTTTGGCAATCACATCACCTGTTTTGGTGTAAAGGGTAAGCTCGTCATTTAAATTGATGTCGGCCTTAAGCGCAGTCCTTGTCCACCATCCAGCTTGTTTAATTATATCCCCTTTCTGGTTAATGAAACAGGAAATTCCCGTGTTGGCCGACCGGACCACATACCTGCGGTTTTCTATGGCCCTTAATCTGGCATACATCAGGTGCTGGTCTTTTCCCGAAGTATTGCCCCACCATCCATCATTAGTTAGGATGGCAATAAACTGGGCTCCGTTTTTAACGGCCTGGCCAATCCAATCGCCCCAGATAGATTCATAACAGATCACCGGTGCCACGCCAATTCCGCTGTAAGCATAAAACACACCCGGCTCTTTTTGCGAGCCATAACCACCCACCGTACCGCCAAAGCCTTCAAAAACAGGGGCCAGTACAGCCAGTGCTGTAGGGAAAGGCATTTTTTCTACGCCGGGAACCAGTTTAGACTTATGGTAAAACTGTACATTGGCAGAATTTTCTATTTGTATGGCACCATTAAAAACATCAACATAATCGTTGTTGTACTTTCTGGCCGATAAGGTTTGCTGATCCGGATAAAACTTTATACTCTCTATGCCGGTAATCAAAGTGCCGTTCTTATATTTCTCCAGAAAGCGCTGTGCGGTCATGAAATCGGCATCACTACGGATCCTGTCCTCGTCTACCCTGCTTGGTATGGCTGTTTCCGGCCATATGAAATATTCCGTGTTGGGTTGTGCTACCGAATCAGAAAGCCGGGTAAGTATCGCTAACTGCTCAGCTGAAGAAAGTCCTCCGAATTTTAAATAAGGG comes from the Pedobacter heparinus DSM 2366 genome and includes:
- the gcvT gene encoding glycine cleavage system aminomethyltransferase GcvT; this encodes MKNTALTNKHISLGAKMVPFAGYNMPVQYEGINAEHAAVRNSVGVFDVSHMGEFILKGENALDLIQRVTSNDASKLYDGKVQYSCLPNENGGIVDDLLVYRIDELTYMLVVNASNIEKDWNWIQKFNTRGVEMHNISDKTSLLAIQGPKAAEALQSLTDVDLASMDYYNFVKGKFAGVDNVLISATGYTGAGGFEIYFDNEHADAIWNAIFEAGKPFNIKPIGLGARDTLRLEMGFCLYGNDIDDHTSPIEAGLGWITKFSKIFTNSEALLAQKEAGVARKLVGFEMIDRGIPRHDYEIVDGEGNVIGKVTSGTQSPSLQKAIGMGYIDKAFAKEGTEIFIHIRSQKILAKIVKFPFYK
- a CDS encoding porin family protein, which codes for MKRLFPGLLLLFLTGNLFAQNLRIPDYSFRLGLTAHPTIGWIKPEVGKSNSVSLGFSYGLLGDFNFAENYSFSTGLTITTINGKSTEVRQLGTPSSQAEYEFKYKLQYIEIPLTVKLKTAKMNEMRWYGQFGLSNDFKIGAKLDSKAAGQPEIKNGEANVKFYRAGLIIGAGGEFDISGNTSIMAGLTYNNGFTDITSDKNTSARNHYLSLNLAVFF
- a CDS encoding NAD+ synthase, which translates into the protein MKIALAQLNYHIGNFEYNTHKIIDHIEQAKIQGVDLIVFAELAVCGYPPRDFLEFDEFIELCEKSAQQIAEHCKGIACIVGLPVKNDVLAGKDLYNAAYFIEDGRLKRVVKKALLPNYDVFDEYRYFEPASHFECIDFQGIKIAVTICEDLWNINNNPLYIASPMDELIRQKPKLMINIAASPFSYCHDEERVVVLSDNARKYNLPLLYVNQVGAQTEIIFDGGSLAFDAKGNLIDEMPYFKEALRVYEFEDNRIKGYVPMQHQAIPDIEQIHQALVMGIKDYFAKSGFSKAVLGLSGGIDSAIVCALACRALGPENVMAVLMPSKYSSDHSIQDALDLVKNIGCEHEVIPIKEAADAFDNMMAPAFKDLPFNLTEENIQARCRGIVVMAMSNKFGYILLNTSNKSECAVGYGTLYGDMCGAIGVIGDVYKTQVYQLANYINKDGIVIPENSIVKPPSAELRPGQKDSDSLPDYDILDKILFQYIEQKQSSSAIIAQGYDEGLVRRIIKMVNTAEFKRYQTPPILRVSPKAFGMGRRMPIVGKYLS
- the gldB gene encoding gliding motility lipoprotein GldB; this translates as MIHNVKISQSYLFFLFIITFLSCKQSSKPDVSTIHLDVKIERFDQDLYAGKEKDLKQTDLLLQKKYGVFYDDYVHRMVGNFNYSNEEILSTLYKDQAYYDLNKEKDSVFSSLTPIEKDLTQTFKYIKYYYPKAEVPRFISFISGFAVQTPIGDNYMGIGLDMFLGKDSKFYMAIVESVPLYLSRRFTPTYIVPRVTETYAREELFREKDEDRSLLSKMIYNGKILYFMDQVLADEVPDSVKIGYTSKQLEWCKTFESDIWGYYLANDLLFETDYQKIQVFLSEGPFTPGLGEKNESAPKLGIWIGWQIVKKYMRENPTVTLQQLMTEKDMQKILQAAKYKPK
- a CDS encoding patatin-like phospholipase family protein, translating into MAKIGIVLSGGGIRGIAHLGVLKAFINAGIQFSHISGTSAGSIAGAFYAAGIDPEEGLNIFIKTKLLRFVRPAVGALGLINIEHTADLLKAYFPDDRIEHLKIPLTIAATNFSEGKLVYFNKGPLIRAIQASSCIPGIFKPIMIEGQMYVDGGILNNFPVEPLLDNCDFIIGSSCNHLNPVDKMTGITSLVTRAGIMSINKDMEQKTALCNIMVEPKGMGSISTFDMAKAETIYWLAYEEALKTIKNNEKLSELSL
- the lnt gene encoding apolipoprotein N-acyltransferase; amino-acid sequence: MKSGNTALLALLSAFLMWLAWPPIPYTTPLLLVGLVPLLIALDKLMLKAEGKTGKKIFLTAGLTFLVWNTASIYWVYNAISAVNNAVVAAFVSLIPFGLGALLMTFAFWLYYRLSRVASKNIAYLGLLSFYVAMEYLHQSWDLAFPWMTLGNGLSGMHQLAQWYEYTGVYGGSVWILLSNILAFEAYKKFKTVSKGYTRLRPVLGWALFILLPAGLSLTKYSQYKEKEVPVNVVAVQPNIDPYLKFGGLSSAEQLAILTRLSDSVAQPNTEYFIWPETAIPSRVDEDRIRSDADFMTAQRFLEKYKNGTLITGIESIKFYPDQQTLSARKYNNDYVDVFNGAIQIENSANVQFYHKSKLVPGVEKMPFPTALAVLAPVFEGFGGTVGGYGSQKEPGVFYAYSGIGVAPVICYESIWGDWIGQAVKNGAQFIAILTNDGWWGNTSGKDQHLMYARLRAIENRRYVVRSANTGISCFINQKGDIIKQAGWWTRTALKADINLNDELTLYTKTGDVIAKVLCVVALLLALIIPYKKWIKKAG
- a CDS encoding 2-phosphosulfolactate phosphatase; the protein is MHKKSIEVCLTPALLNLYDIKESVVVVIDILRATSSIVYGIDNGATAIIPVAHVEDCLNYADKGYLLAAERNGEVVAGYDFGNSPFSYVSDKVKNKTVVLTTTNGTKALHLAQVNAHQVVIGAFLNLKALCSWLKSQEKDVLLLCAGWKDKFNLEDTLFAGAVVNELRKDFTHFDDSCVAAEDLYLLAKDDLRNYLHKSSHSHRLAELNIEEDVKFCLQLNICQAIPVLVGEALVALKA